A segment of the Zingiber officinale cultivar Zhangliang chromosome 8B, Zo_v1.1, whole genome shotgun sequence genome:
TTTGAGTCCTCCGATCTGAACTCCGCCTCCGGTAGCGGCGGAGCCGGAGCCGGCGATGAACCGGCGCGGACGCTCAAGAGGCCCCGCCTCGTCTGGACACCGCAGCTGCACAAGCGATTTGTCGACGCTGTCGCGCATCTCGGGATCAAGAACGCCGTTCCCAAGACCATAATGCAGCTCATGAGCGTCGACGGCCTCACGCGCGAGAACGTCGCGAGCCACCTCCAGAAGTATCGACTCTATCTCAGGCGTATGCAAGGCCTCAGCTCCTCCGGCGGAGCCGGTAGCGGCGGCGGCGGCCCGATATCAGCCACCGACGCAGCCACCGACCAGTTGTTCGCAAGCGCCCCGGTGCCCCACCATTTCCTCAGCCGAGGAGGACCAGTCGCGGGGCTAGGGGCGCCGGAGCCATTCCTTCCCTACGTGCCGGTGTCTGCGCTGCAGCACCACCAGCAGATCGCCGCCGCAATCCAGCAGCAACACTTCCACCAGAGGCATTTGGGGCAACTCGGATCTCCCACTGGTAGCGGAGTATTTGAGCACGGGTTCCTGAACCGGTCGGCGGTGTCCCCATCGGGGATACATGCAGCGTCTGGGATAGGGTTGGTGCAGCACACTGCCTCACCAGCCACCAATTTTTCTGATGATTTGGAGACTTCGGGAAGGGGAAGCAACGGCGAGAGGAAGGTGCTGACCCTGTTTCCAACAGGTGAGCACTGATTGCGCTTCTCTTTGTCTACTTTGACTATCATGTTTATTGAATTCATCTTTCCTTATAGTACTAAACTTCTGTTGATCCCACTTCAGTATTCGACCATGTTTGTTTCCTAATTCGTGAAATGGTTTAGTGATCGTTCCGCATTGGAATCGAATGATATTTATGTTGGCGATATGTTGTGGGAGATTTATGGAGTATTAGATGAATTTAAATTACACTGAACTAAATTCATTTATCTGTTAAGATGACTTAAGCTGATAAGTAGGAGTTGATTTTTGCTGATTGTTGAGTGCAGTCCGAGCTCCAAGTTCGTGCAGACTGAAGGGTCGGGTGGGCAAGCAATAGATTGACCGACCGGACAGTAAGGCCGAACAA
Coding sequences within it:
- the LOC122016107 gene encoding transcription factor MYBC1-like, which codes for MREEEEEEEEEGSDWFARWEEQLPSPEELMPLSQSLITPGLAFAFDFDIPIAAGNPSPTVSPGYNLHRGGHALTSASPNHLPPLHPPPEFESSDLNSASGSGGAGAGDEPARTLKRPRLVWTPQLHKRFVDAVAHLGIKNAVPKTIMQLMSVDGLTRENVASHLQKYRLYLRRMQGLSSSGGAGSGGGGPISATDAATDQLFASAPVPHHFLSRGGPVAGLGAPEPFLPYVPVSALQHHQQIAAAIQQQHFHQRHLGQLGSPTGSGVFEHGFLNRSAVSPSGIHAASGIGLVQHTASPATNFSDDLETSGRGSNGERKVLTLFPTVRAPSSCRLKGRVGKQ